The genomic segment GCTGGGCGATCGAGCGGCTCGGTCCCTGAGCCGCGGGCTCTCGGGCGGCTAGCGGGCGCGCTCGGCGAGGAACGCCGACAACTCGTCGAGATCGCTGAACGAGAGCTCGGCGCGGATCGCCCCGGAACTGGTGGAGCGGACGCGGACGCCGCGTCCGAGTGCGGCCTCGAGCCGATCCTCCGCCTCCGAGAGCACGGCGTCGCGCTCGGGATCCGGCCGTCGCGGGGGTCGCGCCGGCGTCAGTTCCTCGCGCGCCCGGCGTTCGGTCTCGCGCACAGACCAGTCCTCGCGAGCGGCCGCGCGGGCGAGTGCGCGGCGGCGCTCGTGGTCGGGCGCGGCGAGGATCGCCCGGCCGTGACCCTCGGTGAGCTCGCCGCTCGCCAGCAGATCGAGCGCCTCCTCGGGCAGGTCGAGCAGGCGGATCAGGTTGGAGATACCGGAGCGGCTTCGGCCGAGCCGGCGGCCGAGCTCCTCCTTGGTGATCCCGAGATCGTCGACGAGCATGCTGCAGGCTCGCGCCTCGTCGATCGGGTTCAGGTCCTCGCGGGCGACGTTCTCGATCAGCGCCGTCTGCAGCCGGTCGACCTCCTCCTCGACACGCAGCAGCGCCGGGACCTCCTCGAGCCCGGCTCGCTGCGCGGCGCGCCAGCGGCGCTCGCCGGCGATCAACTCGTAGCGGCCGTCGTCGAGCGGGCGGACGACGAGCGGCTGGATGATCCCCGCCGCCGCGATCGATTCGGCCAGCGCCTCGATCGACTCGGGATCGAAGCGACGCCGCGGCTGCGCGGGATTGGGCCGGATCAGCTCGACCGCGACGTTGCGAAGCGCCGGCTCCGTGCTGCCCTCGACCGGCTCGGCCGGCAGGATCGCCGCGAGTCCGCGGCCCATTCCACGCTTGGCCATCAGCTGTTCGCCCTCGCAGGGGCCGTGGTCGGGGAGGGCTCGACGCTGTCGGGGTCGCGGCGGGCGATCTCGCGCGCGAGGCGGCGATAGGCGTGGGCCCCGCGCGAGGCGGGCGCGTGCTCGGTCACCGGTACGCCGAAGCTGGGCGCCTCGGCGAGGCGGACGCTGCGCGGCACGACGGTCTCGAAGACGAGCTCGGGGAAGTGGGCGCGGAGCTCGGCCTCGACCTCACGGGCGAGTCGCGTGCGCTCGTCCTGCATCGTGACGAGCACGCCGCTTGTCACGAGGCGCGGGTTGAGCTCGCGGCGGATCAGCGCGAGCGTCTCCATGAACTGGACGAGGCCCTCGAGCGCGAGGTACTCGGCCTGGACCGGGACGATCACCCGGTCGGCGGCGACGAGCGCGTTGACGGCGACCGGGCCCAGCGACGGCGGGCAGTCGAGCAGCGTCAGCGCGAAACGCTCGCGCACCGGGCCGAGTCCCTCCCGCAGGCGGGTCTCGTAGTGCTCGTCGCGCGGGAGCTCGATCGAGGCGCCGGCGAGATCGCCGCTGGCCGGGACGAGCCACAGGTTGTCGGGTCCCGCGGGCCGCGCCGCCTCGGCGATCGAGCGCTCGCCGCAGAGGCAGTCGTAGGCCGAGGGCTCGGCGTTGCGGTCGCACCCGAGCGCAACCGTCGCATTGCACTGCTGGTCGAGGTCGACGAGCAGCACCTGGCGACCCTCAGCGGCTGCCGCCGCGGCGAGGTTCACCGCGGTCGTCGTCTTGCCGACGCCGCCCTTCTGATTCGCGATCGCGTAGACCCGGCCCACGTCACCCAACCTAGCCCCGTCGCCGGACCGTGGCCGACCCGAATGGGCGCTTTGCGGCCATTCCGTCTCGGCGCGGCAGACCGTCCGGCGTCGGGCCCCGTTTGACCAGGACGTCGAGACGTCGATTGCGCGCGCCGGGAAACGGCACCACGCTGAGTGAGCGATCGGGGTGGACAGCCGTGCGCGTTGCCGCCGCCACCGCTTCTGCCTCCTCCGAGGCGTCGCGCTCGCCCTTCCAGGCGACGAGGACGCCGCCGTCGCGCAGCAACGGCGAGGCGAGCTCCGCGAGGGTCGCCAGGCGAGCGACCGCGCGGACGGTCACGACGTCGTAGCGCTCGCGGCCCTCGCCGTCGAGCCGCCCCCAGGCCTCGGCGCGCGCCTGCACGACGCGCGCGTTCGAGAGCTCCATCGCGGCGATCGCATCGCGCATGAACTCGCACTTTCGCCCGACCGATTCGATCAGGTCGACCT from the Thermoleophilia bacterium SCSIO 60948 genome contains:
- a CDS encoding ParB/RepB/Spo0J family partition protein, which gives rise to MAKRGMGRGLAAILPAEPVEGSTEPALRNVAVELIRPNPAQPRRRFDPESIEALAESIAAAGIIQPLVVRPLDDGRYELIAGERRWRAAQRAGLEEVPALLRVEEEVDRLQTALIENVAREDLNPIDEARACSMLVDDLGITKEELGRRLGRSRSGISNLIRLLDLPEEALDLLASGELTEGHGRAILAAPDHERRRALARAAAREDWSVRETERRAREELTPARPPRRPDPERDAVLSEAEDRLEAALGRGVRVRSTSSGAIRAELSFSDLDELSAFLAERAR
- a CDS encoding ParA family protein, yielding MGRVYAIANQKGGVGKTTTAVNLAAAAAAEGRQVLLVDLDQQCNATVALGCDRNAEPSAYDCLCGERSIAEAARPAGPDNLWLVPASGDLAGASIELPRDEHYETRLREGLGPVRERFALTLLDCPPSLGPVAVNALVAADRVIVPVQAEYLALEGLVQFMETLALIRRELNPRLVTSGVLVTMQDERTRLAREVEAELRAHFPELVFETVVPRSVRLAEAPSFGVPVTEHAPASRGAHAYRRLAREIARRDPDSVEPSPTTAPARANS
- the rsmG gene encoding 16S rRNA (guanine(527)-N(7))-methyltransferase RsmG, whose product is MTARAEARRTHIDDSLSGLEIDELRFATRIGDLGSGAGLPGLVVAAALPRTEVDLIESVGRKCEFMRDAIAAMELSNARVVQARAEAWGRLDGEGRERYDVVTVRAVARLATLAELASPLLRDGGVLVAWKGERDASEEAEAVAAATRTAVHPDRSLSVVPFPGARNRRLDVLVKRGPTPDGLPRRDGMAAKRPFGSATVRRRG